One Pirellulales bacterium genomic region harbors:
- a CDS encoding ABC transporter permease, with translation MRLTTFVYRNLTRRRVRSALTVCGMAVAVSAVVALVGIADGFRQSFLDLYAGNGIDVIVVRARSADRMASELDETLGPRIAGLEGVASVEPVLMDAISLEDSGQIGVVLQGLDPAAPTVRDLQITAGRTLRSGEQKSVLLGRILAQNLGKQIGDKLEIYEGEDFEVIGTYDRQNLFENGSMIVPLAELQRMLGQEGLVTAFNVTVAEPRSAETIAHVVATIDGMRAGLSAMATEEYVATDNRIRGASAMAWSTSAIALVIGAIGMLNTMIVAVFERTGEIGILRAIGWRKGRIVQMILLESSLLCLAGAVVGTGLAFLMTYLLSRAPATAGLVSATIPPHVVAQGFVIALLIGLLGASYPAFRASRLTPTTALRHEG, from the coding sequence ATGCGTTTAACCACCTTCGTTTACCGCAACCTCACGCGACGTCGCGTCCGCTCGGCGCTGACGGTCTGCGGCATGGCCGTGGCGGTGTCGGCGGTGGTGGCTCTGGTGGGCATCGCCGACGGATTTCGGCAATCGTTTCTCGACTTGTACGCTGGGAACGGAATCGATGTGATCGTCGTGCGGGCTCGCTCGGCCGATCGCATGGCCAGCGAGTTGGATGAAACGCTAGGGCCCCGAATTGCCGGCCTCGAAGGTGTCGCCTCGGTCGAGCCGGTGTTGATGGATGCCATCTCGCTGGAAGATTCCGGCCAGATCGGCGTCGTACTGCAAGGACTCGATCCTGCCGCGCCAACCGTGCGCGACCTGCAGATTACCGCGGGGCGCACCCTGCGGAGCGGCGAGCAAAAGAGCGTTCTGCTCGGCCGAATACTCGCCCAGAACCTGGGCAAGCAGATCGGCGACAAGCTCGAGATCTACGAAGGCGAGGACTTCGAGGTCATCGGTACCTACGATCGGCAAAACCTGTTCGAAAACGGTTCGATGATCGTGCCCCTCGCCGAGCTCCAACGGATGCTCGGGCAGGAGGGGCTCGTCACCGCCTTCAATGTCACCGTGGCAGAACCACGCTCGGCCGAGACGATCGCTCACGTCGTGGCGACCATCGACGGCATGCGCGCGGGGCTCTCGGCCATGGCCACCGAGGAATACGTCGCCACCGATAACCGCATCCGCGGCGCCAGCGCCATGGCGTGGAGCACCTCGGCCATTGCGTTGGTGATCGGCGCCATCGGCATGCTCAACACGATGATCGTGGCGGTCTTCGAACGCACGGGCGAGATCGGCATCCTGCGGGCCATCGGTTGGCGCAAGGGGCGCATCGTGCAGATGATCCTGCTCGAATCCAGTCTTTTATGCCTTGCCGGCGCGGTGGTTGGCACGGGGCTTGCGTTCTTGATGACCTATTTGCTCAGCCGCGCGCCGGCTACGGCGGGACTCGTCAGCGCGACGATTCCCCCACACGTGGTAGCTCAGGGCTTTGTGATCGCCCTGCTGATCGGACTTTTGGGGGCCAGCTACCCGGCCTTTCGCGCGTCGCGACTCACCCCCACCACGGCGTTGCGACACGAAGGCTAA
- a CDS encoding AMP-binding protein, which translates to MKATFPSQGAGRVGQQATNLVEVFRQRAEEQADQIAFTVLGEPHAAPQDYTYAELDRRARAVAARLQHTCTPGARALLMYETGIDYIAALAGCLYAGVVAVPVYPPDPLRATRTFPRLEAIIRDADASVLLGTAADLAWAGTMLGKIPRLHELVATDALDAAWADRWQLPELDRQSLAFLQYTSGSTSLPKGVVVRHGNVLANLAQMERSLDVPNALVCTWLPTYHDMGLIGGIFQCWYSARRNILLTPVAFFQQPLRWLQAISDYRATTTAAPDFAYEWCVRKFRAEECADLDLGCLQIAMSGAEPVRATTIEQFVETFGPYGMRRESFRPCYGLAEATLMVAAGKLASVATVEHFDGAKLAQNRAAPVNEAATNARTLVACGTSADGIRVQIVDPQTLECLADEHVGEIWVQGENVTAGYWEQSELSEHTFRARTADGAGPFLRTGDLGFFRQGELFIAGRLKDLIIVHGRNHHPNDLEQTVERCHEALKPHGGAAFSVEQEGRERVVIVHEVQRPKRFDLDEVAQTVRRAVLEAHDLVVDSVVLIRQGSLSKATSGKVQRHACRERYLAGGLNVLHATERGQPGKGSTSVEYVAPRNEIEAQLAASWADVFGVERVGVHDNFFDLGGHSLLAAQVANRLAPRYGIEITLAELFERPTIASLAELIAERMSASAELDDPAELALLAELERMSDDEVQAALAASRGECMPQLPSNDTDATHERSWWGSAEFGSLRDSRQSG; encoded by the coding sequence ATGAAGGCAACGTTTCCCTCCCAGGGCGCCGGCCGCGTCGGCCAACAAGCGACGAACCTCGTCGAGGTATTTCGCCAGCGCGCCGAGGAACAAGCGGACCAGATTGCATTCACGGTGCTGGGCGAGCCCCACGCGGCGCCGCAGGATTACACCTACGCCGAGTTGGATCGCCGGGCAAGAGCGGTCGCCGCGCGGTTACAGCACACCTGCACGCCCGGCGCGCGCGCTCTGTTGATGTATGAGACCGGAATCGACTACATCGCGGCACTCGCCGGCTGTCTCTACGCCGGCGTGGTGGCCGTGCCCGTCTATCCCCCCGATCCCCTCCGCGCGACGCGAACCTTTCCGCGGCTCGAGGCGATCATTCGCGACGCGGACGCCTCGGTGCTCCTCGGCACGGCCGCCGATCTGGCCTGGGCCGGCACGATGCTAGGCAAGATCCCTCGTCTCCACGAGCTCGTCGCCACCGACGCGCTCGACGCGGCGTGGGCCGATCGTTGGCAGTTGCCCGAACTCGATCGCCAGTCGCTGGCCTTCCTGCAATACACCTCGGGTTCGACGAGTCTGCCCAAGGGGGTCGTGGTCCGCCACGGCAATGTGTTGGCGAACCTGGCCCAGATGGAACGCTCGCTCGACGTGCCCAACGCGCTGGTCTGCACCTGGTTGCCCACCTACCACGACATGGGGCTGATCGGCGGAATCTTCCAATGCTGGTATAGCGCGCGGCGCAATATCCTGCTCACGCCCGTGGCATTCTTCCAGCAGCCCTTGCGCTGGTTGCAGGCCATCTCCGACTATCGCGCGACGACGACCGCCGCGCCCGACTTCGCCTACGAATGGTGCGTGCGCAAGTTCCGCGCCGAAGAGTGTGCCGATCTCGATCTCGGTTGCCTGCAGATCGCCATGTCGGGCGCGGAGCCGGTCCGCGCGACAACGATCGAGCAGTTCGTCGAAACCTTCGGTCCCTACGGCATGCGTCGCGAAAGCTTCCGCCCCTGCTACGGACTGGCCGAGGCCACGCTGATGGTCGCGGCCGGCAAGCTCGCAAGCGTCGCCACCGTCGAACACTTCGACGGGGCCAAGCTGGCGCAAAACCGCGCGGCTCCGGTCAACGAAGCTGCCACCAACGCCCGCACGCTCGTCGCTTGCGGCACCTCCGCCGATGGCATACGCGTGCAAATCGTCGATCCGCAGACCCTCGAATGTCTCGCGGACGAACACGTGGGAGAGATCTGGGTCCAGGGCGAAAACGTCACCGCCGGCTACTGGGAACAGTCCGAGTTGTCGGAGCACACCTTTCGCGCTCGCACGGCCGACGGCGCCGGTCCGTTTCTCCGCACGGGGGATCTCGGCTTCTTCCGCCAGGGCGAACTGTTCATCGCCGGCCGACTGAAGGATCTGATCATCGTTCACGGGCGCAATCATCATCCCAACGATCTCGAACAGACCGTCGAACGATGCCACGAGGCGCTGAAGCCGCACGGCGGCGCGGCCTTCTCTGTCGAACAAGAGGGGCGCGAGCGCGTTGTCATCGTCCACGAGGTGCAACGCCCCAAACGCTTCGACCTGGACGAGGTCGCGCAGACGGTACGCCGCGCCGTGCTCGAGGCGCACGATCTCGTCGTCGACTCGGTCGTGCTCATCCGGCAGGGCTCGCTTTCGAAAGCCACCAGCGGCAAGGTACAGCGGCACGCTTGCCGCGAGCGTTACCTGGCGGGGGGCTTGAATGTGTTGCACGCCACCGAACGCGGCCAGCCTGGCAAGGGCTCCACAAGTGTCGAATACGTCGCCCCGCGCAACGAGATCGAAGCTCAATTGGCCGCCTCTTGGGCCGACGTGTTTGGCGTCGAGCGCGTGGGCGTCCACGACAATTTCTTCGACCTGGGGGGGCACAGCCTGCTGGCGGCACAAGTGGCCAACCGGCTCGCTCCCCGCTACGGCATCGAAATCACCCTGGCCGAGTTGTTCGAACGCCCCACGATCGCCAGCCTGGCCGAGTTGATCGCCGAACGGATGAGCGCCTCGGCCGAACTGGACGACCCCGCCGAATTGGCCCTGCTGGCGGAATTGGAACGCATGTCGGACGACGAAGTCCAGGCGGCGCTAGCCGCCAGCCGGGGAGAGTGCATGCCGCAACTCCCCTCGAACGACACCGATGCGACGCACGAACGATCGTGGTGGGGCAGTGCCGAGTTCGGCTCGCTCCGCGACTCGCGGCAGTCGGGTTGA
- a CDS encoding ABC transporter ATP-binding protein, which yields MPSSQPDPSRVLLRAERLAKLYPDGDVRALDGVDLTIERGEFVAIVGPSGSGKSTLLQLLGLLDEPTQGVVYFEGQLVNGLTNTDRIRAQRIGFVFQSFHLLPMLTALENVQVPMFESSLPVAARAEKAARLLAEVGMQHRTGHLPMRLSVGERQRVAIARSLANDPALLLADEPTGNLDTRTGEEILELFFRLHAQANLTVVLITHDPRVAARAARVIHLRDGKFEADERRAATP from the coding sequence ATGCCCTCTTCCCAACCAGATCCGAGCCGGGTGCTGCTTCGCGCCGAGAGGCTCGCCAAGCTCTATCCCGACGGCGACGTGCGGGCGCTCGACGGCGTGGACCTGACGATTGAGCGAGGCGAGTTTGTGGCGATCGTCGGCCCGAGCGGCAGCGGAAAGTCGACGTTGCTGCAGTTGCTGGGATTGCTCGACGAGCCGACCCAGGGTGTGGTCTATTTCGAGGGGCAGCTCGTCAACGGCCTGACGAACACCGATCGGATTCGCGCCCAGCGCATCGGTTTTGTGTTCCAGTCGTTTCACCTGCTGCCGATGCTCACGGCGCTCGAGAACGTGCAGGTGCCGATGTTCGAATCATCGCTCCCGGTCGCCGCCCGCGCGGAGAAGGCCGCACGCCTGCTGGCCGAGGTCGGCATGCAGCATCGTACGGGCCACCTCCCCATGAGACTTTCGGTGGGGGAACGTCAACGGGTGGCGATCGCGCGGTCGTTGGCGAACGATCCGGCGCTGCTGCTGGCGGACGAGCCGACGGGCAATCTCGATACGCGGACGGGCGAGGAGATTCTCGAGCTCTTTTTCCGTCTGCACGCCCAGGCCAATCTAACCGTGGTGCTCATCACGCACGACCCACGTGTGGCGGCGCGGGCGGCACGCGTGATCCATTTGCGCGACGGCAAGTTCGAGGCCGACGAGCGCCGCGCCGCGACGCCGTGA
- the sppA gene encoding signal peptide peptidase SppA: MPGRQANWPLPLARAFWLVALALSLAGCRHPIAVKTDSRVTVVSPQPHSMGPLVAMPVVHGQVETPRRIALVDVDGLILNQPMTGLYSEGENPVALFREKLDQIARDPCYAAVVIRINSPGGGVTASDVIWHDLRELKARRGIPVVACLMDVGAGGAYYLATAADHIVAHPTSVTGGIGVILNLYNLEDAMAQFNAVGTPIKSGEYIDLGTPIRAQSDEARELLQTMANEFHGRFKQVVLEARPQVAHDPTDIFDGRVFTAQQALGRHLVDSIGYVDDAIAIAAQMGGAPGAPVVALHRCHDRARTPYDVTPNVPLQANFLPLSIPGLERSKLPTFLYLWQPEPTLERMSGR; this comes from the coding sequence ATGCCGGGCCGCCAGGCAAACTGGCCGCTGCCGCTCGCGCGAGCATTCTGGCTCGTGGCGCTGGCCTTGTCGTTGGCCGGTTGCCGCCATCCCATCGCGGTCAAGACCGACAGCCGCGTGACGGTCGTCTCGCCCCAGCCGCACAGCATGGGACCGCTCGTCGCCATGCCCGTCGTCCACGGTCAGGTCGAGACCCCGCGCCGCATTGCGCTGGTCGACGTCGACGGATTGATCCTCAATCAGCCCATGACGGGACTCTACAGCGAAGGCGAGAATCCCGTCGCGCTCTTCCGCGAAAAGCTCGATCAGATCGCTCGCGACCCCTGCTATGCCGCCGTGGTGATTCGCATCAACAGTCCCGGCGGCGGCGTGACCGCCTCCGACGTCATCTGGCACGATCTGCGCGAGCTGAAAGCCCGGCGCGGCATCCCCGTCGTGGCCTGCCTGATGGATGTCGGGGCTGGCGGGGCATACTACCTCGCCACGGCCGCCGATCACATCGTGGCCCACCCGACTTCGGTCACGGGGGGCATCGGCGTCATCCTGAATCTCTACAACCTCGAAGACGCCATGGCGCAATTCAACGCCGTGGGCACGCCCATCAAATCGGGCGAGTACATCGATCTCGGCACTCCCATCCGGGCTCAGAGCGACGAGGCCCGCGAGTTGCTGCAGACGATGGCCAACGAGTTTCACGGACGCTTCAAGCAGGTCGTGCTCGAAGCGCGGCCCCAGGTGGCGCACGATCCGACCGACATCTTCGACGGACGCGTCTTCACGGCGCAGCAGGCACTTGGCCGACACCTGGTCGACTCGATCGGCTACGTCGACGATGCGATCGCCATCGCCGCGCAGATGGGGGGCGCACCCGGCGCACCGGTCGTGGCCCTGCATCGCTGCCACGATCGCGCGCGCACGCCCTACGACGTCACGCCGAACGTCCCCTTGCAGGCCAACTTCCTCCCGCTGAGCATTCCGGGACTAGAACGCTCGAAACTGCCCACGTTTCTTTATCTCTGGCAGCCCGAGCCCACGCTCGAGCGCATGAGCGGGCGCTGA
- a CDS encoding glycosyltransferase family 39 protein, with protein MSERLERRHHTSTAPAPSEHLATHGPHLAHSAFEQPRVATPPAAKTPLAQLDLPGFSLSPLAERRVTQLTYAFLVLGIGLRLLRYLLCCPLWGDEAYVAANFFEQSYADLLQPLRYHQVCPPLFLWTELTIVRLFGFSEYSLRLVPCLAGIATLLLFWRFASGILRGLPLLMAVAFFAVAYYPIRHGGEVKPYATDLFAAMLLMTLLGEWLRRPGEARWLWVLATVTPLLVWLSYPSVFVAGGVGLALGWHAWRHGTASIRLAVVAFGITLLASFGGLQYVMAMAQYQREFGAGGMGDYWQMAFPPVTQPIALVTWLVREHTGHIFAFPIGGKNGASTLNLICFVAGVVLLWRVRRRTLLLACLGPFFLAFVAASLQRYPYGGSTRVVLYLAPAICLIAGLGATWIISWGREPWFRRAMALVAIAVLGLIGAGQGIADLVMPYKTIHDERDRAFADWLWNDKAHGVEMVCVYRDLGLDFFPLNWEWGHSARYLCNQRIYSPRHGGPGQPPDWDAITAERPLVCVVYWVGDLKRDDARFNAWLAEVGQRFELADRERHVLNPDSGYTETYELYTFVPRIKTASAKQINVAR; from the coding sequence ATGTCGGAGCGTCTCGAGCGTCGCCATCACACTTCTACCGCGCCGGCGCCCTCGGAACATCTCGCGACACATGGTCCCCATCTCGCCCATTCGGCTTTCGAGCAACCGCGTGTCGCGACTCCCCCGGCGGCCAAGACGCCGCTCGCCCAGCTCGATCTGCCCGGCTTCTCACTGAGCCCGCTTGCCGAACGCCGTGTCACTCAACTGACCTACGCTTTTCTCGTACTCGGCATCGGGCTGCGTTTGCTGCGTTACCTGTTGTGCTGCCCTTTGTGGGGCGACGAGGCCTACGTCGCGGCGAACTTCTTCGAACAAAGCTATGCCGATCTGCTACAGCCGCTGCGTTATCACCAGGTCTGCCCGCCGCTGTTCCTGTGGACCGAACTAACGATCGTGCGGCTGTTTGGCTTTTCTGAGTATTCGCTACGCCTGGTTCCCTGCCTGGCGGGCATTGCCACGCTTTTGTTGTTCTGGCGTTTTGCCAGCGGCATCTTGCGCGGTCTCCCCTTGCTGATGGCAGTGGCGTTCTTTGCCGTCGCCTACTACCCGATTCGGCATGGCGGCGAGGTGAAACCGTATGCCACCGATCTTTTCGCGGCGATGCTGCTGATGACGCTATTGGGCGAGTGGCTGCGCCGCCCGGGCGAGGCTCGCTGGCTGTGGGTGCTCGCCACGGTGACGCCCCTGTTGGTCTGGCTTTCTTATCCGTCGGTGTTTGTGGCTGGCGGCGTTGGTCTGGCCCTCGGCTGGCACGCGTGGCGGCACGGCACGGCGTCGATCCGTCTGGCGGTAGTGGCCTTTGGCATCACGTTGCTCGCCTCGTTCGGCGGGCTGCAATATGTCATGGCGATGGCGCAATACCAGCGTGAGTTCGGTGCCGGGGGTATGGGCGACTATTGGCAAATGGCCTTCCCCCCCGTCACGCAGCCGATCGCCCTGGTGACGTGGCTCGTGCGCGAACATACCGGTCACATCTTTGCCTTCCCCATCGGTGGCAAGAATGGCGCCAGCACGCTCAATCTGATCTGCTTCGTGGCCGGGGTCGTGCTCTTGTGGCGCGTGCGCCGTCGCACGCTACTCCTGGCTTGCCTGGGACCGTTCTTCCTAGCCTTTGTCGCCGCCTCGCTGCAGCGTTATCCCTACGGCGGCAGCACGCGAGTCGTGCTCTACCTCGCTCCGGCAATCTGTCTGATCGCCGGGCTCGGTGCGACGTGGATCATCTCGTGGGGGCGCGAGCCGTGGTTCCGCCGCGCGATGGCCCTGGTCGCCATCGCGGTGCTGGGACTGATCGGCGCGGGGCAGGGGATTGCTGATCTTGTCATGCCCTACAAGACGATCCACGACGAGCGCGATCGGGCCTTTGCCGATTGGCTCTGGAACGATAAGGCGCACGGCGTCGAGATGGTCTGCGTCTACCGCGACCTGGGACTCGACTTCTTCCCCTTGAATTGGGAATGGGGACATTCGGCCCGCTATCTCTGCAACCAGCGCATCTATTCACCGCGGCATGGCGGACCGGGGCAGCCTCCCGACTGGGACGCCATTACGGCCGAACGTCCATTGGTCTGTGTCGTCTACTGGGTCGGCGACCTGAAACGGGACGACGCCAGGTTCAACGCCTGGCTGGCCGAAGTCGGCCAGCGTTTCGAACTAGCCGATCGTGAGCGCCACGTGCTCAATCCCGATTCGGGCTATACCGAGACGTACGAGCTCTATACCTTCGTGCCGCGGATCAAGACCGCAAGCGCGAAACAAATCAACGTGGCGCGCTAG